One region of Quercus lobata isolate SW786 chromosome 2, ValleyOak3.0 Primary Assembly, whole genome shotgun sequence genomic DNA includes:
- the LOC115978134 gene encoding cytokinin dehydrogenase 3, whose protein sequence is MVETFPITTYFMLLFLFLSFLVSTLGEPKLSTNCRSSKLQNPVYQNRKLQNLDIISKLRDDHDAIKLASSDYGNMVHEIPASILYPTSINDIETLIKFAHNNSAPFTIAARGQGHSVRGQAMARNGVVVNMRSLKNHRNGFGITVSETPSMGFFYADVGGEQLWIDVLNATLEHGLAPASFTDYLYLTVGGTLSNAGISGQTFRYGPQISNVYEMDVITGEGDFVTCSPEKNRKLFYAVLGGLGQFGIIVRARIALEPAPKRVKWVRMLYNDFSAFTKDQESLISLNGRKQNNALNYLEGLLLMDKGTPENWRSTFFPLSDHSRIISLVTKYGIIYCIEVAKYYDDYTLNSVDKELQVLFEGLSFIPGFTFEKDISYIDFLNRVQSGEQKLQSQGLWDIPHPWLNLFVPKSHISDFNSIVFKDIVLKRNITTGLVLVYPMNRNKWDDRMSAVIPDEDVFYTIGFLHGSGFNDWETIDLQNKDILQSCYNAGVEVKQYLPNYKTMEDWKNHFGMKWRTFQERKAQFDPKMILSPGQRIFNNN, encoded by the exons atggttgaaacttttccaattacaacatatttcatgctactatttttatttttaagttttttggtGTCCACCTTAGGAGAGCCAAAGCTAAGTACAAATTGTCGTTCATCCAAGCTCCAAAACCCTGTCTATCAAAATAGAAAGCTCCAAAACCTTGATATCATAAGTAAGCTTCGTGATGACCATGATGCCATTAAATTAGCCTCTAGTGATTATGGCAATATGGTTCACGAGATTCCAGCCTCAATTCTTTATCCAActtctataaatgatattgaaaccttaataaaatttgctcacAATAATTCTGCTCCTTTTACTATAGCTGCTAGAGGCCAAGGCCATTCTGTCCGTGGACAAGCAATGGCTCGTAATGGGGTTGTTGTGAACATGAGATCCTTGAAAAATCATAGAAATGGGTTTGGAATCACTGTCTCTGAAACCCCatcaatgggttttttttatgCTGATGTTGGTGGTGAACAGCTTTGGATTGATGTTTTGAATGCCACACTTGAACATGGACTTGCACCGGCCTCATTCACCGACTATTTGTACCTAACTGTTGGAGGGACACTCTCCAATGCAGGGATTAGTGGCCAAACCTTCCGTTATGGTCCTCAGATCAGCAACGTGTATGAAATGGATGTCATCACtg gGGAAGGTGATTTTGTTACTTGCTCCCCAGAAAAGAACAGGAAGCTCTTTTATGCGGTTCTTGGTGGTTTAGGCCAATTTGGGATTATAGTCAGAGCAAGAATTGCCCTAGAGCCAGCTCCAAAGAGG gtCAAGTGGGTTCGAATGCTTTATAATGACTTCTCTGCATTTACTAAAGACCAAGAGAGCTTGATATCACTCAATGGAAGGAAGCAAAACAATGCACTTAATTACTTGGAAGGTTTACTTCTCATGGATAAGGGTACACCAGAAAATTGGAGATCAACCTTTTTTCCATTATCCGATCACTCCAGAATTATTTCCCTTGTGACCAAATATGGCATCATCTACTGTATAGAAGTAGCCAAATATTATGATGACTACACTCTTAATTCAGTGGACAAG gaACTCCAAGTTTTGTTCGAAGGGTTGAGCTTTATTCCTGGATTTACATTTGAGAAGGACATCTCATACATAGATTTTCTGAATAGAGTCCAAAGTGGAGAGCAAAAGCTTCAGTCACAAGGACTATGGGATATTCCTCATCCATGGCTGAATCTCTTTGTACCAAAATCTCATATCTCAGATTTTAATTCCATTGTTTTCAAGGACATTGTTCTTAAACGTAACATTACCACAGGACTTGTCCTCGTTTACCCTATGAACAGGAacaa GTGGGATGATAGGATGTCTGCGGTTATACCTGATGAAGATGTGTTCTACACCATAGGCTTTTTACATGGAAGTGGGTTTAATGACTGGGAAACCATTGATTTACAAAACAAGGACATACTGCAGTCTTGTTATAATGCCGGTGTTGAAGTTAAACAGTATCTTCCCAATTACAAGACAATGGAAGATTGGAAAAACCATTTTGGCATGAAGTGGAGAACTTTTCAAGAGAGAAAAGCTCAGTTTGATCCGAAAATGATACTATCACCAGGACAAAGAATTTTCAATAACAATTGA